Proteins from a genomic interval of Mycolicibacterium grossiae:
- a CDS encoding TerC family protein translates to MLEISGMTWGVTIGIIVALLAVDLILAALRPHRVGFKEATAWSVFYIAVAIAFGIWFASAYGGDFGTQYFAGYIVEKSLSVDNLFVFVIIMATFAVPEEHQHKVLTFGIILALIMRAVFIAVGAALLSLFSFMFLIFGILLIFTAVQLFRHRDEDPDVENNVMIRATRRILPISDDYDGGKLFTRVGGQRMVTPLLAVLIAIGSVDLLFALDSIPAVFGVTEEPFIVFAANAFALLGLRALFFLVKGLLDRLVYLSTGLAIILAFIGVKLVLHWAHVDIDPRVPEVDTYVSLAVIVGILVVVTVASLVKTRSDPSAKAHPGSLRASKRDDAADTGH, encoded by the coding sequence ATGCTCGAGATCAGTGGCATGACCTGGGGCGTGACGATCGGGATCATCGTCGCGCTGTTGGCCGTCGACCTGATCCTGGCCGCGCTGCGGCCACACCGGGTGGGCTTCAAGGAGGCCACCGCCTGGTCGGTGTTCTACATCGCCGTCGCGATCGCCTTCGGGATCTGGTTCGCCTCGGCCTACGGCGGCGACTTCGGCACGCAGTACTTCGCCGGCTACATCGTCGAGAAGAGCCTGTCGGTCGACAACCTCTTCGTGTTCGTCATCATCATGGCGACGTTCGCGGTCCCCGAGGAACACCAGCACAAGGTGCTCACCTTCGGCATCATTCTCGCGCTCATCATGCGCGCCGTCTTCATCGCGGTCGGCGCCGCGCTGCTGTCGCTGTTCTCCTTCATGTTCCTCATCTTCGGCATCCTGCTGATCTTCACCGCGGTGCAACTCTTCCGGCACCGCGACGAGGACCCCGACGTCGAGAACAACGTGATGATCCGCGCCACCCGCCGGATCCTGCCGATCAGCGACGACTACGACGGCGGCAAGCTCTTCACCCGGGTCGGCGGCCAGCGCATGGTGACGCCACTGCTCGCGGTGCTCATCGCGATCGGCAGCGTCGACCTGCTGTTCGCCCTCGATTCGATCCCCGCGGTGTTCGGCGTGACCGAGGAACCGTTCATCGTGTTCGCCGCCAACGCGTTTGCGCTGCTGGGCCTGCGCGCGCTGTTCTTCCTCGTCAAGGGTCTGCTCGACCGGCTGGTGTACCTCTCGACCGGCCTGGCCATCATCCTGGCGTTCATCGGCGTCAAGTTGGTGCTGCACTGGGCGCACGTCGACATCGACCCGCGGGTGCCCGAGGTGGACACCTACGTGAGCCTCGCCGTGATCGTCGGCATCCTGGTGGTGGTCACCGTCGCGAGCCTCGTCAAGACCCGCAGCGATCCGTCCGCCAAGGCGCACCCCGGCTCGCTGCGCGCGAGCAAGCGCGACGACGCCGCCGACACCGGTCACTGA
- a CDS encoding YceI family protein has protein sequence MAADTRDLDASDGQLLVTTGVEGPAAKMGHRLRLAFPWRATVRFADDTPVSVELIADVADLEVLGGEGGVKGLSGPEKAIAASNATKTLDAKKHPHITFRADEIAATAVGYRLTGTLHIHGTERPRVVDLTAEDLGTAWRLSCKAVVRHSDFGVKPYSMMLGALKVADEVEVSFTAEHTTS, from the coding sequence ATGGCAGCCGACACTCGGGACCTCGACGCGTCGGACGGGCAGCTGCTCGTCACCACGGGTGTCGAGGGCCCGGCCGCGAAGATGGGTCACCGGCTGCGTCTCGCCTTCCCCTGGCGCGCGACGGTCCGCTTCGCCGACGACACCCCGGTGTCGGTCGAGCTGATCGCCGACGTCGCCGATCTCGAGGTCCTCGGCGGCGAGGGCGGGGTCAAGGGTCTGTCCGGCCCGGAGAAGGCGATCGCCGCCTCGAACGCCACCAAGACGCTCGACGCGAAGAAGCACCCCCACATCACGTTTCGCGCCGACGAGATCGCAGCCACTGCGGTGGGCTACCGGCTGACCGGAACGCTCCACATCCACGGGACCGAGCGCCCCCGGGTCGTCGACCTGACCGCGGAGGACCTCGGCACGGCCTGGCGCCTGTCGTGCAAGGCGGTCGTCCGGCACTCCGATTTCGGCGTCAAGCCCTACTCGATGATGCTGGGGGCGCTGAAGGTCGCCGATGAGGTCGAGGTGTCCTTCACCGCCGAGCACACCACGTCCTGA
- the selD gene encoding selenide, water dikinase SelD — MTTGQTYRLTQYAHGGGCACKIPPGELEDVVRGLTSAAPANPPGKLLVGLDDGDDAAAVRVGDTALIATTDFFTPVVDDPYDWGRIAAANALSDVYAMGGRPVVAVNLLGWPRDVLPYELAAETLRGGLDVCTEAGCHLAGGHSVDDPEPKYGLAVTGIADPQRLLRNDAGRPGIPLSLSKPLGVGVLNSRHKATGERFEQVIASMTALNRDASAAALAAGVECATDVTGFGLLGHLYKLTRASGVTAVLDAAAVPYLDGAREALAAGYVSGGTRRNLEWVAPHVDVSAVGEDEALLLADAQTSGGLLIAGEIPGAPVIGELVAAGEHAIVVR, encoded by the coding sequence GTGACCACAGGACAGACGTATCGACTGACCCAGTACGCCCACGGCGGCGGCTGCGCCTGCAAGATCCCGCCCGGCGAGCTGGAGGACGTCGTCCGCGGCCTCACCTCCGCCGCCCCGGCCAACCCGCCCGGCAAACTGCTCGTCGGGCTGGACGACGGCGACGACGCCGCGGCCGTGCGCGTCGGCGACACCGCGCTGATCGCCACCACCGACTTCTTCACGCCGGTGGTCGACGACCCGTACGACTGGGGCCGCATCGCCGCCGCGAACGCGCTCTCGGACGTCTACGCCATGGGCGGGCGACCGGTCGTCGCGGTCAACCTGCTCGGCTGGCCGCGCGACGTGCTGCCCTACGAGCTGGCCGCCGAGACCCTGCGCGGCGGTCTGGACGTCTGCACCGAGGCGGGATGCCACCTCGCCGGCGGCCACAGCGTCGACGACCCCGAACCGAAGTACGGCCTCGCCGTCACCGGCATCGCCGACCCGCAGCGCCTGCTGCGCAACGACGCCGGCCGCCCTGGCATCCCGCTCTCGCTGTCGAAGCCGCTGGGCGTCGGCGTGCTCAACAGCAGGCACAAGGCTACCGGCGAACGCTTCGAGCAGGTCATCGCCAGCATGACGGCGCTCAACCGGGACGCGTCGGCCGCCGCGCTCGCCGCCGGTGTCGAATGTGCCACCGACGTCACGGGATTCGGACTGTTGGGTCACCTGTACAAGCTGACCCGCGCGAGCGGCGTCACCGCGGTCCTCGACGCCGCCGCGGTGCCCTACCTCGACGGCGCCCGCGAGGCGCTGGCCGCCGGCTACGTCAGCGGCGGGACGCGGCGCAACCTCGAGTGGGTGGCCCCGCACGTCGACGTCTCCGCGGTCGGCGAGGACGAGGCGCTGCTGCTGGCCGACGCCCAGACCTCGGGTGGGCTGCTGATCGCCGGCGAGATCCCCGGCGCGCCGGTGATCGGCGAGCTGGTTGCCGCGGGCGAGCACGCCATCGTCGTGCGCTGA
- a CDS encoding 4Fe-4S dicluster domain-containing protein yields the protein MSGNSFYGPLEDPAADAGYDEHPPRVGFFTDTSVCIGCKACEVACKEWNQVPVSGEGDGFNLLGMSFDNTGNLGANSWRHVAFIEQPGKPPVDLGMPDIQAQASETMVEMVGELPDFRWLMASDVCKHCTHAGCLDVCPTGALFRTEYSTVVVQQDICNGCGYCVSGCPYGVIERREGDGRAWKCTLCYDRLHDGLEPACAKACPTDSIQFGVLDELRERAAQRVEALHERGITEARLYGEDPNDGVGGDGAFFLLLDEPEVYGLPPDPVVPTRDAGAMWRYAGVAASALVGMAVSAFLGKRS from the coding sequence ATGAGCGGCAACAGCTTCTACGGTCCGCTGGAGGATCCCGCCGCCGACGCCGGGTACGACGAGCACCCGCCGCGGGTAGGGTTCTTCACCGACACGTCGGTGTGCATCGGCTGCAAGGCCTGCGAGGTGGCGTGCAAGGAGTGGAACCAGGTCCCCGTCTCCGGCGAGGGGGACGGCTTCAACCTGCTGGGCATGTCCTTCGACAACACCGGCAACCTGGGCGCGAACTCCTGGCGGCACGTGGCGTTCATCGAGCAGCCCGGCAAGCCGCCCGTGGACCTGGGCATGCCGGACATCCAGGCGCAAGCCTCCGAGACCATGGTGGAGATGGTCGGCGAGCTGCCCGACTTCCGCTGGCTCATGGCGTCGGACGTGTGCAAGCACTGCACGCACGCCGGATGCCTCGACGTGTGCCCGACGGGTGCGCTGTTCCGCACCGAGTACTCGACCGTCGTGGTGCAGCAGGACATCTGCAACGGCTGCGGCTACTGCGTGTCGGGCTGCCCCTACGGGGTGATCGAGCGGCGCGAGGGCGACGGCCGGGCGTGGAAGTGCACGCTCTGCTACGACCGGCTGCACGACGGGCTCGAACCCGCCTGCGCCAAGGCATGTCCCACCGACTCCATCCAGTTCGGTGTGCTCGACGAGCTGCGCGAGCGGGCGGCCCAGCGCGTCGAGGCGCTGCACGAGCGCGGCATCACCGAGGCGCGCCTGTACGGCGAGGACCCCAACGACGGTGTCGGCGGTGACGGGGCGTTCTTCCTGCTGCTCGACGAGCCGGAGGTGTACGGCCTGCCGCCGGACCCGGTGGTCCCGACCCGCGACGCCGGGGCGATGTGGCGCTACGCCGGGGTGGCAGCCTCGGCGCTCGTCGGCATGGCGGTCTCGGCGTTCCTCGGCAAGCGAAGCTAG
- a CDS encoding selenocysteine-specific translation elongation factor, with protein MYVVATAGHVDHGKSTLVHRLTGKWPDRLAEEQRRGLTIDLGFAWTRLAGRDVAFVDVPGHERFVGNMLAGVGPVPAVLFVVAATEGWMPQSDEHLAALDALGVRHALVVISKADLADPQNAIDAVRQCFSTTAMADPPVVLGTDLDTVRAQLLALVDRLPAPDPTADVRLWVDRSFTVRGAGTVVTGTLAAGTVRVGDELEVNGRRVTVRGLQSLETDRDEVTAVARVAVNLRGVDRQHVGRGDALRTPEAWRDTAEVDVALRSPDALHEQLVLHEQLVLHVGSAAVPVHVRPLGATAARLRLSRPLPLRVGDVGLLRDPGEHRIAAGIEVLDPRPPALRRRGAARARAEELAEGQAPPPVCERVTSLRAMGFRVEGRRVGEWVVQPAWWDRRREEALAVVAAWSAEHDIAAGMPLESLRRQVGLPAAELVRPLLDGTGLTVADGRVARPGERLPPRVEEAVRTVEGRLAAEPFRAPEADELTQLGLGAKELAAAVRLGRLTRITDGVVLGADALDRAAEVLRSVDQPFTVAEAKRALGTTRRVAVPLLEALDARRLTRRRADGTRDLAQ; from the coding sequence GTGTACGTCGTAGCGACCGCGGGCCACGTCGACCACGGCAAGTCGACGCTGGTGCACCGGCTCACCGGCAAGTGGCCGGACCGCCTCGCCGAGGAGCAGAGACGCGGGCTGACGATCGACCTGGGCTTCGCGTGGACCAGGCTGGCCGGCCGTGACGTCGCGTTCGTCGACGTCCCGGGCCACGAGCGGTTCGTCGGCAACATGCTTGCCGGCGTGGGCCCGGTCCCGGCCGTGCTGTTCGTCGTGGCCGCCACCGAGGGGTGGATGCCGCAGTCCGACGAGCACCTCGCCGCGTTGGACGCGCTCGGCGTCCGGCATGCGCTGGTCGTCATCAGCAAGGCCGACCTCGCCGACCCCCAGAACGCCATCGACGCTGTGCGACAATGCTTCTCGACGACTGCGATGGCCGACCCGCCCGTCGTGCTCGGCACCGACCTCGACACGGTCCGCGCGCAGCTGCTCGCGCTCGTCGACCGGCTGCCCGCGCCGGACCCGACCGCCGACGTGCGGCTGTGGGTCGACCGGTCCTTCACCGTGCGCGGCGCGGGCACCGTCGTCACCGGCACGCTCGCCGCGGGGACGGTGCGGGTGGGCGACGAGCTGGAGGTGAACGGCCGCCGCGTCACCGTCCGTGGTCTGCAGTCGCTGGAGACCGACCGCGACGAGGTCACCGCGGTGGCGCGGGTCGCGGTCAACCTGCGCGGCGTCGACCGCCAGCACGTGGGCCGCGGCGACGCCCTCCGCACGCCGGAGGCCTGGCGCGACACCGCCGAGGTCGACGTGGCGTTGCGGTCGCCCGACGCGCTGCACGAGCAGCTGGTGCTGCACGAGCAGCTGGTGCTGCACGTCGGGTCGGCCGCGGTGCCGGTGCACGTCCGTCCGCTCGGGGCGACGGCGGCGCGGCTGCGACTCAGCCGCCCGCTGCCGCTGCGCGTCGGCGACGTCGGGCTGCTGCGCGATCCCGGTGAGCACCGCATCGCCGCCGGCATCGAAGTGCTCGACCCGCGCCCGCCGGCACTGCGCCGTCGCGGTGCGGCGCGGGCGCGTGCCGAGGAGCTGGCCGAGGGGCAGGCACCGCCGCCAGTGTGCGAGCGCGTGACGAGCCTGCGCGCCATGGGCTTTCGCGTCGAGGGCCGGCGCGTGGGGGAGTGGGTCGTGCAGCCGGCGTGGTGGGACCGGCGTCGGGAGGAGGCGCTCGCGGTGGTGGCGGCGTGGTCGGCCGAGCACGACATCGCGGCGGGCATGCCGCTCGAGTCGCTGCGCCGGCAGGTGGGGCTACCGGCCGCCGAGCTGGTCCGCCCGCTGCTCGACGGCACCGGGCTGACGGTGGCCGACGGTCGCGTCGCCCGCCCGGGCGAGCGCCTGCCGCCACGCGTCGAGGAGGCGGTCCGCACCGTCGAGGGCCGGCTCGCGGCCGAACCGTTCCGCGCTCCGGAGGCCGACGAACTCACCCAACTCGGCCTGGGCGCCAAGGAACTCGCCGCTGCGGTGCGGCTGGGCCGGCTGACCCGTATCACCGACGGCGTCGTGCTGGGAGCCGACGCTCTCGACCGCGCCGCCGAGGTGCTGCGTTCCGTGGATCAGCCCTTCACGGTCGCCGAGGCCAAGCGCGCATTGGGTACCACCCGCCGCGTTGCCGTCCCCCTACTCGAGGCGCTCGACGCCCGACGCCTCACGCGCCGCCGCGCGGACGGGACACGCGACCTCGCTCAGTGA
- the fdh gene encoding formate dehydrogenase, with the protein MDIRKLIESWPVYRQLTGDDPLGRGKAAQSKRSLTLTPRTAEADHVAHSVCPYCAVGCAQKVYVKDEKVVQIEGNPDSPISRGRLCPKGSASKQLVTGPQRLTKIRYRPPYATEWQDLDLDTAMDMVADRILDARERGWQQFDADRNTLRRTMGVASLGGATLDNEENYLIKKLFTALGALQIENQARIUHSATVPGLGASFGRGGATDYQQDLVNSDFIVIMGSNMAEAHPVGFQWVMEAKARGTRVVHVDPRFTRTSAVADRHVPLRAGSDIAFLGGVINYILSNELDFREYVTAYTNASFLVDERFQDAEDLDGLFSGYDDATASYDPSTWQYQTMTPEGGGAAAKEHASPDQQGSGGAPIQGAADIPNDPTLQDPNCVYQILKRHYARYTPEMVERVCGVPAEQFLDVARAWAANSGREKTAALVYSVGWTQHTLGAQYIRAGSIIQMLLGNIGRPGGGVFALRGHASIQGSTDVPTLFNLLPGYLAMPRAGQETLADYLEAITSRNQKGFWHNADTYMVSLLKEYWGDAATPENDFCFGYMPRINGDHGTYRTVMDMVDGKVFGYFLLGQNPAVGSAHGKLQRLGMANLDWLVVRDLVEIESATFWRDGPEIETGEISPETCRTEVFLFPAASHVEKAGTFTQTQRMLQWREQAVEPPGDARSELWFFYHLGRILKEKLAGSTDERDRPLLDLAWDYAMEGDEPSGADVLRRISGVDLTTNRAVSGYTELKADGSTMCGCWIYSGVYADEVNQAARRKPHTEQGPYDNEWGWTWPLNRRVLYNRASADPQGRPWSERKKLVWWDPDAGEWTGYDVPDFERDKPPDYRPSDDAVGVEALRGDDPFVMQADGKAWLFAPNGVLDGPLPTHYEPHESPVRNALYAQQGNPARKVYGREDNPSNPSPPEAHGEVFPFVFTAARLTEHHTAGGMSRQLPYLAELQPALFVEISPALAAERGLQHMDWAHVVTSRAAVDARVFVTDRMRPLRIDDHVVHQVWMPYHWGSSGLVDGDVVNDLLGVVADPNVFIQESKVATCDIQPGRRPRGPLLLEYLALYRERAGITTATGTDLDTTKRSTDHTEETS; encoded by the coding sequence ATGGACATTCGCAAGCTGATCGAGTCCTGGCCGGTGTACCGCCAGCTGACCGGTGACGACCCCCTGGGCCGCGGCAAGGCCGCCCAGTCGAAGCGCTCGCTCACCCTGACACCGCGCACCGCCGAGGCCGACCACGTCGCGCACTCGGTGTGCCCGTACTGCGCCGTCGGCTGCGCCCAGAAGGTGTACGTCAAGGACGAGAAGGTCGTCCAGATCGAGGGCAACCCGGACAGCCCGATCTCGCGAGGCCGGTTGTGTCCGAAGGGCTCTGCGAGCAAGCAGCTCGTCACCGGGCCGCAGCGGCTGACCAAGATCCGCTACCGCCCGCCATACGCCACCGAGTGGCAGGACCTCGACCTCGACACGGCGATGGACATGGTCGCCGACCGCATCCTCGACGCCCGCGAGCGGGGCTGGCAGCAGTTCGACGCCGACCGCAACACGCTGCGGCGCACGATGGGCGTCGCGAGCCTCGGTGGCGCGACGCTCGACAACGAAGAGAACTACCTCATCAAGAAGTTGTTCACCGCGCTCGGCGCCCTACAGATCGAGAACCAGGCGCGTATTTGACACAGCGCCACGGTTCCCGGTCTGGGAGCCTCCTTCGGTCGCGGCGGGGCGACGGACTATCAGCAGGATCTCGTCAATTCCGACTTCATCGTCATCATGGGCTCGAACATGGCCGAGGCGCACCCGGTCGGGTTCCAGTGGGTGATGGAGGCGAAGGCGCGCGGCACCCGCGTAGTGCACGTCGACCCGCGGTTCACCCGCACCAGCGCCGTCGCCGACCGGCACGTGCCGCTGCGCGCGGGCAGTGACATCGCGTTCCTCGGCGGGGTGATCAACTACATCCTGAGCAACGAGCTGGACTTCCGCGAGTACGTCACCGCCTACACCAACGCGTCGTTCCTCGTCGACGAGCGCTTCCAGGACGCCGAGGACCTCGACGGCCTGTTCTCCGGCTACGACGACGCGACGGCGTCCTACGACCCGTCGACCTGGCAGTACCAGACCATGACTCCCGAGGGTGGCGGCGCGGCGGCGAAGGAGCACGCGTCCCCGGACCAGCAGGGCTCGGGCGGTGCGCCGATCCAGGGCGCCGCCGACATCCCCAACGATCCGACGCTGCAGGACCCGAACTGCGTCTACCAGATCCTCAAACGGCACTACGCCCGCTACACCCCGGAGATGGTCGAGCGGGTCTGCGGCGTGCCCGCCGAGCAGTTCCTCGACGTGGCGCGGGCGTGGGCGGCGAACTCGGGGCGGGAGAAGACCGCCGCGCTGGTGTACAGCGTCGGGTGGACACAGCACACGCTGGGCGCGCAATACATCCGCGCCGGGTCGATCATCCAGATGCTGCTGGGCAACATCGGCCGGCCGGGTGGCGGGGTGTTCGCGCTGCGCGGGCACGCCAGCATCCAGGGGTCGACGGACGTGCCGACGCTGTTCAACCTGCTGCCGGGGTACCTCGCGATGCCGCGGGCCGGGCAGGAGACGCTGGCCGACTACCTCGAGGCCATCACGAGCCGCAACCAGAAGGGGTTCTGGCACAACGCCGATACCTACATGGTGTCGCTGCTCAAGGAGTACTGGGGCGACGCGGCGACGCCGGAGAACGACTTCTGCTTCGGCTACATGCCGCGCATCAACGGCGACCACGGCACGTACCGCACGGTGATGGACATGGTCGACGGCAAGGTATTCGGCTACTTCCTGCTGGGGCAGAACCCGGCGGTCGGGTCGGCGCACGGCAAGCTGCAGCGCCTCGGCATGGCGAACCTCGACTGGCTGGTGGTGCGCGACCTCGTCGAGATCGAGAGCGCGACGTTCTGGCGAGACGGCCCGGAGATCGAGACCGGGGAGATCTCGCCGGAGACCTGCCGCACCGAGGTCTTCCTGTTCCCCGCGGCGTCGCACGTCGAGAAGGCGGGCACGTTCACCCAGACCCAGCGCATGCTGCAGTGGCGCGAGCAGGCCGTCGAACCGCCGGGCGACGCGCGCAGCGAGCTGTGGTTCTTCTACCACCTGGGCCGGATCCTCAAGGAGAAGCTGGCGGGGTCGACCGACGAGCGCGACCGGCCGCTGCTCGACCTCGCGTGGGACTACGCGATGGAGGGCGACGAGCCGTCCGGCGCGGACGTGCTGCGACGCATCAGCGGCGTCGACCTGACGACGAATCGGGCGGTGAGCGGCTACACCGAACTCAAGGCCGACGGGTCGACGATGTGCGGCTGCTGGATCTACAGCGGCGTGTACGCCGACGAGGTGAACCAGGCGGCGCGGCGCAAGCCGCACACCGAGCAGGGCCCGTACGACAACGAGTGGGGCTGGACCTGGCCGCTGAACCGCCGGGTGCTCTACAACCGGGCGTCGGCCGATCCCCAGGGCCGGCCGTGGAGCGAGCGCAAGAAGCTCGTCTGGTGGGATCCGGACGCGGGGGAGTGGACGGGCTACGACGTTCCGGACTTCGAGAGGGACAAGCCGCCGGACTACCGCCCGTCCGACGACGCGGTCGGCGTCGAGGCGCTGCGCGGCGACGACCCGTTCGTCATGCAGGCCGACGGCAAGGCGTGGCTGTTCGCGCCGAACGGCGTGCTCGACGGTCCGCTGCCGACGCACTACGAGCCGCACGAGTCGCCGGTGCGCAACGCGCTGTACGCGCAGCAGGGCAACCCGGCGCGCAAGGTGTATGGGCGCGAGGACAATCCGTCGAACCCGTCGCCGCCGGAGGCGCACGGCGAGGTGTTCCCGTTCGTGTTCACCGCCGCGCGGCTCACCGAACATCACACCGCGGGCGGCATGAGTCGGCAGCTGCCGTACCTCGCCGAGCTGCAGCCCGCGCTGTTCGTCGAGATCTCGCCGGCGCTGGCCGCCGAACGCGGGCTGCAGCACATGGACTGGGCGCACGTGGTGACCAGTCGTGCGGCGGTCGACGCGCGGGTGTTCGTCACCGACCGCATGCGGCCGCTGCGCATCGACGACCACGTCGTGCACCAGGTGTGGATGCCGTATCACTGGGGCAGTTCGGGTCTCGTCGACGGCGACGTCGTCAACGATCTGCTCGGCGTGGTCGCCGACCCGAACGTCTTCATCCAGGAGAGCAAGGTCGCGACGTGCGACATCCAGCCAGGCCGCCGCCCGCGCGGGCCGCTGCTGCTGGAGTACCTGGCGCTCTACCGGGAGCGCGCGGGCATCACGACGGCGACGGGCACCGACCTGGACACCACCAAGCGGTCGACCGACCACACGGAGGAGACCTCATGA
- the selA gene encoding L-seryl-tRNA(Sec) selenium transferase — MTDPRRRVPRTDALLADPRLDEAQARLGRTLVKAVVAEAQQRARDGVLAPEDVADHAVAALPVSAASLRPVVNATGVVVHTNLGRAPLSAAAVDAVVTASGSTDVEFDLATGRRARRGRGALAALAAAVPTADAVHVVNNNAAALLLTALTLAPGREIVVSRGELIEIGDGFRLPELMQSTGSRFREVGTTNRTHLRDYADAIGPDTGFILKVHPSNYHVSGFTSAVSIRDLATLDATVVADIGSGLLTPHPLLPDEPDATTALRDGADVVTASGDKLLGGPQAGLLFGTAELIERLRRHPAARALRVDKLTLAALEATLVGPPTPVAWALDADVADLRARAEALAARVPGAAAVDCIAAVGGGGAPDVALPSAAVSLPEHYAAALRTGTPAVVGRIEDGRCLLDLRTVAPEDDDDLLRAVLACTS; from the coding sequence ATGACTGATCCCCGCCGCAGGGTGCCCCGCACCGACGCGCTGCTCGCCGACCCGCGCCTGGACGAGGCGCAGGCGCGGCTCGGGCGGACGCTGGTCAAGGCCGTCGTCGCCGAGGCCCAGCAGCGCGCCCGCGACGGCGTTCTCGCCCCCGAGGACGTCGCCGACCACGCGGTCGCCGCGCTGCCCGTCAGCGCCGCCAGCCTGCGGCCGGTCGTCAACGCGACCGGCGTCGTCGTGCACACCAACCTCGGCCGCGCTCCGCTGTCGGCGGCCGCGGTCGACGCCGTCGTCACCGCCAGCGGCTCCACCGACGTCGAATTCGACCTCGCGACCGGGCGGCGCGCCCGCCGCGGCCGCGGTGCGCTGGCCGCACTGGCCGCCGCCGTGCCGACCGCCGATGCCGTGCACGTCGTCAACAACAACGCCGCGGCGCTCCTGCTGACCGCGTTGACGCTCGCGCCGGGGCGGGAGATCGTCGTCAGCCGCGGCGAACTCATCGAGATCGGCGACGGCTTCCGGCTGCCCGAGCTGATGCAGTCGACCGGCTCGCGGTTCCGGGAGGTCGGCACCACCAACCGCACGCACCTGCGGGACTACGCCGACGCGATCGGCCCCGACACCGGCTTCATCCTCAAGGTGCACCCGTCGAACTACCACGTCAGCGGCTTCACCTCGGCGGTGTCGATCCGCGACCTGGCGACGCTGGACGCCACGGTGGTCGCCGACATCGGCTCGGGCCTGCTGACGCCGCACCCCCTGCTGCCCGACGAGCCCGACGCGACCACGGCGCTGCGCGACGGCGCCGACGTCGTCACCGCCAGCGGCGACAAGCTGCTCGGCGGCCCGCAGGCCGGGCTGCTGTTCGGAACGGCCGAACTGATCGAGCGCTTGCGCCGCCATCCCGCCGCCCGCGCGCTGCGGGTCGACAAGCTGACACTCGCGGCGCTCGAGGCGACACTCGTCGGGCCGCCGACGCCGGTCGCCTGGGCGCTCGACGCCGACGTCGCGGACCTGCGCGCCCGCGCCGAGGCGCTGGCCGCGCGGGTGCCGGGCGCCGCGGCGGTCGACTGCATCGCCGCGGTCGGCGGCGGGGGCGCACCCGACGTCGCGCTGCCGAGCGCCGCGGTCAGCCTTCCCGAGCACTACGCCGCCGCCCTGCGGACCGGCACGCCCGCGGTGGTCGGGCGCATCGAGGACGGCCGCTGCCTGCTGGACCTGCGGACCGTCGCGCCGGAGGACGACGACGACCTGCTGCGGGCCGTGCTGGCGTGTACGTCGTAG
- the nrfD gene encoding NrfD/PsrC family molybdoenzyme membrane anchor subunit, protein MREKLSDTDASDRNAQTRHRRGGREDMAVPPADFRSYYGRQILKTPVWNWMIAAYLFSGGLSAGSALLAAGADLTGRTELRKVTRLGALVSLLASMYFLIADLGRPERFHHMLRVAKPSSPMSMGTWLLGAYGPGAGLAGVAELMPARVRRTWVGRLVDWAARPAGLEAAAVAPGVASYTAVLLSQTAVPAWREAHPFLPFVFTGSAAASGGGLGMLLAPVDESGPARRMAVVGAAVEVAASRTLERKLGLSAEAYMTGRPHRLRQASEILTVAGAVGAVVSGRRRWAVAASGAALLAGSALQRFGVFEAGVASTQDPKYVVVPQRERLNAQQPARG, encoded by the coding sequence ATGCGCGAAAAGCTCAGCGACACCGACGCGTCCGACCGCAACGCACAGACCCGGCACCGCCGCGGCGGCCGCGAGGACATGGCGGTGCCGCCGGCGGACTTCCGGTCGTACTACGGCCGGCAGATCCTCAAGACGCCGGTGTGGAATTGGATGATCGCGGCGTACCTGTTCTCCGGAGGACTGTCGGCCGGGTCGGCGCTGCTGGCCGCCGGGGCCGACCTCACCGGCCGGACCGAGCTGCGCAAGGTGACGCGGCTCGGCGCGCTGGTGAGCCTCCTGGCGAGCATGTACTTCCTCATCGCCGACCTCGGCCGGCCCGAGCGGTTCCACCACATGCTGCGGGTGGCCAAGCCGAGTTCGCCGATGAGCATGGGCACCTGGCTGCTTGGGGCGTACGGCCCGGGGGCGGGGCTGGCGGGCGTCGCGGAGCTGATGCCGGCGCGGGTGCGGCGGACGTGGGTCGGCCGGCTGGTCGACTGGGCGGCTCGGCCTGCCGGTCTCGAGGCGGCGGCCGTCGCCCCCGGTGTGGCGTCGTACACCGCAGTCCTGTTGTCGCAGACCGCGGTTCCGGCGTGGCGGGAGGCGCACCCGTTCCTGCCCTTCGTGTTCACCGGGTCGGCGGCGGCGAGTGGGGGAGGGCTGGGCATGCTGTTGGCGCCGGTCGACGAGTCGGGTCCGGCGCGGCGGATGGCGGTCGTCGGCGCGGCGGTCGAGGTCGCCGCGTCCCGGACCCTGGAGCGGAAGCTGGGCCTGTCGGCCGAGGCGTACATGACCGGCCGCCCGCACCGGCTGCGCCAGGCGTCGGAGATCCTCACCGTGGCAGGTGCCGTCGGCGCGGTGGTGTCCGGCCGCCGCCGCTGGGCCGTCGCGGCCTCCGGAGCGGCATTGCTCGCGGGCAGCGCGCTACAGCGCTTCGGCGTCTTCGAGGCGGGCGTCGCCTCGACGCAGGACCCGAAGTACGTCGTGGTCCCGCAGCGCGAGCGGCTCAACGCCCAGCAGCCCGCCCGGGGCTGA